The Acipenser ruthenus chromosome 11, fAciRut3.2 maternal haplotype, whole genome shotgun sequence region TGTTTATTCCAATGCAATGTTACATTTCagcaaagaaaaatgtattttgtgaataATGCATGCTTCTTGATTAGGTCTTGCAATAGCAGACAGGTATGAGATGGGAAAAGCCATGCAGCTGCTTGAAGTTCCACTCATCCACTGCCTGATCTATAGCAGGTATTGAAGAACAATAATTAGAGATTCAATAAACACATATCAACCATGGACAAGGAAGAATAGAAACAGGGTGGATGTTAGACAGGTTTCAATGTTAGAAACACAGTACAGAGCTTTGATCTCTGGAGACTGCTAAATTAAACTCTTTCCCATTGTAATCTGCATTTGAGAGATGGATCTGCACAGACAATGTCAAACAGTGTCACAGTttaacatcgtaactcaattctgacctgAACACCATGAACCACTCACTGggtcattttgtattgttttgtgtccACACAGTGGGGGCTTGAGCTGAGGTCACAAAACTCATTCACTTGTGCCATGGGTCAGAGGCTACGGAAAGTTGCATCCCATGCCATGCTTTTGAGTTTATGTTAACGTCATTAATGAAGCAAGCAATCAGGCTGCATTACCGGCTTTACTGCTGTGCTCTATTAATGAAGCAAGCAATCAGACTGCATTACCGGCTTTACTGCTGTGCTCTATTAATGAAGCAAGCAATCAGACTGCATTACCGGCTTTACTGCTGTGCTCTATTAATGAAGCAAGCAATCAGACTGCATTACCGGCTTTACTGCTGTGCTCTATTAATGAAGCAAGCAATCAGGCTGCATTACCGGCTTTACTGCTGTGCTCTATTAATGAAGCAAGCAATCAGACTGCATTACCAGCTTTACTGCTGTGCTCTATTAATGAAGCAAGCAATCAGACTGCATTACCGGCTTTACTGCTGTGCTCTATTAATGAAGCAAGCAATCAGACTGCATTACCGGCTTTACTGCTGTGCTCTATTAATGAAGCAAGCAATCAGACTGCATTACCGGCTTTACTGCTGTGCTCTATTAATGAAGCAAGCAATCAGGCTGCATTACCGACTTTACTGCTGTGCTCTATTAATGAAGCAAGCAATCAGACTGCATTACCGGCTTTACTGCTGTGCTCTATTAATGAAGCAAGCAATCAGGCTGCATTACCGGCTTTACTGCTGTGCTCTATTAATGAAGCAAGCAATCAGACTGCATTACCGGCTTTACTGCTGTGCTCCCCTTGCACTCCTCTATTAATGAAGCAAGCAATCAGACTGCATTACCGGCTTTACTGCTGTGCTCCCCCTTGCACTCCTCTATTAATGAAGCAAGCAATCAGACTGCATTACCGGCTTTGCTGCTGTGCTCCCCTTGCACTCCTCTATTAATGAAGCAAGCAATCAGTCTGCATTACTGGCTTTACTGCTGTGCTCCCCCTTACACTCCTCTATTAATGAAGCAAGCAATCAGACTGCATTACTGGCTTTACCTGCTGTGCTCCCCTTGCACTCCTCTATTAATGAAGCAAGCAATCAGACTGCATTACCGGCTTTACTGCTGTGCTCTATTAATGAAGCAAGCAATCAGACTGCATTACTGGCTTTACCTGCTGTGCTCCCCTTGCACTCCTCTATTAATGAAGCAAGCAATCAGACTGCATTACCGGCTTTACTGCTGTGCTCTATTAATGAAGCAAGCAATCAGACTGCATTACCGGCTTTACTGCTGTGCTCTATTAATGAAGCAAGCAATCAGACTGCATTACCGGCTTTACTGCTGTGCTCTATTAATGAAGCAAGCAATCAGACTGCATTACCGGCTTTACTGCTGTGCTCTATTAATGAAGCAAGCAATCAGACTGCATTACCGGCTTTACTGCTGTGCTCTATTAATGAAGCAAGCAATCAGTCTGCATTACTGGCTTTACCTGCTGTGCTCCCCTTGCACTCCTCTATTAATGAAGCAAGCAATCAGTCTGCATTACTGGCTTTACCTGCTGTGCTCCCCCTTGCACTCCTCTTCGGGTGCACTTGTAACACCTGTATCAACACATGGGTTTATTTGCACTGGATAATCGAAAGGAAATACATATTATATGTTACAAATCACATATAATAGGAACATAGTTCTATTTATCAGATATCGTGGAGTTGCCATCAACTGCACAGGGCAACATGGTTCTAGCTAGTTTCCTAGTTTCCAGTTCCTAATCCCAATCCCAGTGCTTCAGAATCAACATGCTGAAGTGTCTCTTACCCCTTTTCCTAAGTCTATCtgcacttaatttccaactgtgttcttGGTGCTGGTTTCTAGCTGCTCTCAAAGTGTTAGTCTAGGTTAACTGTGTCAACtcattttatgattttaaaaacttcgatcaattatatatatataattatcattattatcatatATTATTATCATAAAAGAATCAGCAGAACACATACCAGGTCCTGGTAAATATTTCATTAGCAGGCAGATCACCAGGTCTATAATGAAGATCTTCAGACACACGAGGCAGACACAAGAAACTATGACTAATACAGGATCCCCAAAAGCCGTTTGCATCTCTGAAACAAAACCACAGTTAGAGAGCAGTCTGCGGTCCATGTGTGGACCAGCACGTTCTggattgatttgtttttataaacctTCATTCTTTTTGACCCAGTGTGCATTTAAAGAATATTACACTGCTCCTAAACGCATTCATAGGCATCCATTTGTACGAAGCTTTTGCTCCAGTTTGCAGTACTGAAGATGGTTTTGTTGCATTTATAAAGTTATGTTGCTCCTAATCATTTTACTGGACGTTAAAAAGATTGTTAAACTCTGCAGTTCATCAACAATAAGCATAGGAAGAACCTGAAGAGAACCACCCGCCCAGCACACTAATGAGGGTTTAAACCACCAGGCAGACTCAAAAGCACTGACTTGTAACAGGAAGATGCAGCCTTTAACATTAAAGCATGCATGCCAAGGATTTAAATGgcataacaaatgaatcagtcatgctGTATGTTTAACACATTAACCTTCAGCGTTGATCTCTATTGGGAAGTAGGCACTGGGCAGGCTCTCCTGGAACACGACACACGCCCACTTCAGCTGCTCCGTGCCGATTCTGGATATGAACAGGGCCAGGCTCCTGTTAGAGGCTGAGGCAGACAGGGTCTCCTCTTTAACTGTCACCACAGTCCCATCGTCATCCCTCAGCCACACCAGACGAATGCGTTCATGGACTCCAGAGACAGTGCAAGTGAGGGTAGCCTCATCACCGATAGCCAGGACTCCGGGAGGCTCTACTGagactgcacacagacacacacacacagaaacacacacacacacacagacacacacacacagaaacacacacacacacacacacacacagatacacacaaacaGGGATAACAGAGATTAGACTGAGGATCAGTGCTTTGATTTACAAAATGATAATGTTGCAGCACAGGCAGTGATGAGAGGTTCCTTAATCTACTGAAGAAACAGCATATTGTATGAACAATATACAatctttgtgtttctgtttcacaTGTTATATGTAGAAGATACTGCCTGGTTCAGTATGTGATAATAACCACATGTGTGGGGATGGCCTGGCTTTGCCACTCATGAGTTCGTTCTCCCCTTTTGTGTGATAACAAGTTTAACTCCCATACTGAACCACGCAGCTCCACAACAAGTACTGGAACAGTATCTGGCATTCTGTCCAAGGTATTAAACTAGATGGGTGCTCTTCTAAATCAGATCAAGACTGACACAACGGCCTCCACCTTGTAAGCAGAGAAATGAAACAGAAACTTCACTTGGAAGTATAAACTTTGAGAAACATGATGAAGCCTTACCCTGAACGGTGATTAGGGTTATGCTCACAGAGACATAATTGTCAGTATAACAGGTGTATATTCCAGCATCTTGAAACACTACAGGTGAGATGTGCAGGGGAAAATAGTGCCCATCGTAAACTGTCACAGGGGATCTGATGCGCTGCCCAACAACTTTATCAGAGATGCCAACAGGTCCATTTCTAATAGCTGAAGCAATGCTAATGGATTGGGAAGAAGACTCTGAGTACCAGGTCCAGTGAACCATGTCACGTCTGCGTGTGGATCGGCAGATGAGTTGGACTTCACTCCTATTGGCACCATCCCGGTACAGTGTGTACCGGCTGTCAATTGTAGCTGAAAAAGTGATACATGAAATACACTGTGAAGGTGTCCTGTGATTACAATCATGAGTATATTGAGTGTCGTGTATCTAACACGGCAGAACTGAATAGTAGAAACAGTGGTATGATTTCAGGCTACAGGACAACAGGCACCTGAGTCTGAAGGACTGTCAGCACACACTGTCAATGTGTATAACCCATTAGAGACGGGTTTACTGCAATGATACTGGGTTAGTCTGTGCTAGAGACAGTGAAATACTGTAGGAGTTCAGCTAAGCCAGGATTGCATGTAAGCACCTGTTACAGACTATAGGTAAGTAACTGCAACACTTTCACAAATTAATACATGATTTCAAAATGACTGTCATAAATGTAGGAACTCCATACAACACAGGTACAGCCCATATTGCTTATGGGGGTCGCAGATGTGAGGCTTGTATCTGTGGGGAGGAGTAAGTGTACAGTGACCCAGTGTGAACACTGGTGATCCTCAGAGCTGCCAGTCTCTGTGGTACTGCTGGGTGGGTCACAGTATCTCAACAGCACTGCACTGTACACAGCGATTGCTCGTCTCTAAAAGCTGTCCTTTCATTTCAATGTGAACACGACAGGAAGCAAACTTACATGTTTTAAGGGTCAGCCTGTTGTAAAAGCCACGCagatatgtttctttttttagtaaATCACAGCTGTAGTTCCCTGTGCTGTGTTCATCCACATTTTGAATGATAATGACTGCGGTGTTGTTGTAGTGACACTTGGTGGCTGCACTGAGGCTCCTGTTGAGTTTCCACTGAAGTCTGCTTGATTCAGGGAGTCTTGAGATGGTGCAGACCCGAGTAACATCAACTCCAGGAGGGACGGAATCCCACCGAAATGGAACACCTGCAGTAGTAAAGGAAATGGAGAAATATACAGGACT contains the following coding sequences:
- the LOC117426278 gene encoding uncharacterized protein LOC117426278 isoform X2; this translates as MSPAWIIVFLLELYFPASAYVPTQDLSLIDELTSVTLPVPVGISGTEFVWEWTPHDGRFKKVQLVTAKRSKSSPGAQYSWTKTSEHNIYYTNFDDGGNGILIIKSKFENAGHYTFKQIQPNSNVLAMFEVFAFKSVPFRWDSVPPGVDVTRVCTISRLPESSRLQWKLNRSLSAATKCHYNNTAVIIIQNVDEHSTGNYSCDLLKKETYLRGFYNRLTLKTFSVEPPGVLAIGDEATLTCTVSGVHERIRLVWLRDDDGTVVTVKEETLSASASNRSLALFISRIGTEQLKWACVVFQESLPSAYFPIEINAEEMQTAFGDPVLVIVSCVCLVCLKIFIIDLVICLLMKYLPGPVQINPCVDTGVTSAPEEECKGEHSRSGSG
- the LOC117426278 gene encoding uncharacterized protein LOC117426278 isoform X1 → MSPAWIIVFLLELYFPASAYVPTQDLSLIDELTSVTLPVPVGISGTEFVWEWTPHDGRFKKVQLVTAKRSKSSPGAQYSWTKTSEHNIYYTNFDDGGNGILIIKSKFENAGHYTFKQIQPNSNVLAMFEVFAFKSVPFRWDSVPPGVDVTRVCTISRLPESSRLQWKLNRSLSAATKCHYNNTAVIIIQNVDEHSTGNYSCDLLKKETYLRGFYNRLTLKTSTIDSRYTLYRDGANRSEVQLICRSTRRRDMVHWTWYSESSSQSISIASAIRNGPVGISDKVVGQRIRSPVTVYDGHYFPLHISPVVFQDAGIYTCYTDNYVSVSITLITVQVSVEPPGVLAIGDEATLTCTVSGVHERIRLVWLRDDDGTVVTVKEETLSASASNRSLALFISRIGTEQLKWACVVFQESLPSAYFPIEINAEEMQTAFGDPVLVIVSCVCLVCLKIFIIDLVICLLMKYLPGPVQINPCVDTGVTSAPEEECKGEHSRSGSG